A single genomic interval of Anopheles marshallii chromosome 2, idAnoMarsDA_429_01, whole genome shotgun sequence harbors:
- the LOC128707656 gene encoding influenza virus NS1A-binding protein homolog A-like, producing MTRKNTIKFSYDSDDAMESCGYLKFTDDNMKSNFLQSLSTMRKNRLFCDVVLLVENTEIHAHRNVLACVSPQLMELFSTDAGTLNGGPTAASDAKLPCFRLNGQITKHGLMYLVEYAYTGSLEVPDEMIRDVYLAAWQLKIDSVVKECARHLVSELEPDICIETRSLPGIERNQRFVQEVDAYISKNFHLVSETAGFLQLPCVLIEVLYQTRQEMSLVAECSLGRLVIDWIRRQMMEDEISVSSLLERSHMLYLALDNSLQDCADLPPGQESESDLVQDYKRLVLKCPSNKKHRKALKTPGRPRMILYSRDIGDRSEATDAAATEMDWSLVGCSKLSDHSYVALVTLNGNLARLSIQLRLNIPTTPSPINTPDVMSTSVSRDEDLDECQQPELFCEVATMSGPKCGLGVAELEGKLLVCGGYDRAECLRSVESYCPETNCWTQQSNMGEARGRVQIAVIDGTVYAVGGCNGTTELDSVEYLSKAERKWKKMCKLPLARSNAGVCALNGKIYCIGGWNGQSGIKQCDVLKPDENRWFSVAPLHTGRYQAGVTAYGGKLWVVGGSDAWNCLGSVEMYDVEANQWTLGPSLSTARRGCGLAEYNGKLYAVGGSDGTHSLNTTECYDEESKCWVAGPNLTSPRSNVSVAVVQNRLYAIGGFSGKTFLSTVEYLDAATNEWTTFVPQTSANIDSLLENSLRAALQNVRSSSSTSSSPDHLSGNGGANESTFKPIHTALNNEYNRQQHSPKATAGAKQDILFTSVQNSAKTALLDDEQDDHDNGDLSKSNTATKTAQENSISLLQQLAANKCTEIATAGNHSS from the exons ATGACCAGAAAAAATACGATAAAATTTTCGTACGATAGTG ACGATGCCATGGAAAGCTGCGGTTATCTGAAGTTCACCGACGATAACATGAAGTCGAACTTTTTGCAGAGTCTTAGCACGATGCGCAAAAATCGTCTGTTCTGTGACGTGGTTTTGCTG GTGGAAAACACGGAAATTCATGCGCATCGGAATGTGCTGGCTTGTGTGTCGCCACAGCTGATGGAACTGTTCAGCACGGATGCG GGTACACTGAACGGTGGACCAACCGCTGCCAGTGACGCCAAGCTGCCCTGCTTTCGGCTGAACGGACAGATCACCAAGCACGGTCTGATGTATCTGGTCGAGTATGCCTACACCGGATCATTGGAAGTGCCCGATGAGATG ATCCGCGATGTCTATCTCGCTGCCTGGCAGCTGAAGATCGATAGTGTGGTGAAGGAGTGCGCCCGTCATCTTGTGAGCGAGCTGGAGCCGGACATCTGCATCGAGACCCGTTCGCTGCCGGGCATAGAGCGTAACCAGCGCTTCGTGCAGGAAGTGGATGCGTACATCtcgaaaaactttcatctCGTGTCGGAAACGGCTGGCTTCCTACAGCTGCCCTGCGTCCTGATCGAGGTGCTGTACCAAACGCGCCAGGAGATGTCGCTGGTGGCGGAATGTTCCCTCGGTCGGCTTGTTATCGATTGGATTCGTCGGCAAATGATGGAGGATGAAATATCG GTGTCATCTCTGCTGGAACGCTCCCATATGCTGTACTTGGCGCTGGACAACTCGCTGCAGGATTGTGCCGATCTGCCACCGGGACAGGAATCGGAGAGCGATTTGGTACAGGATTACAAGCGGCTAGTGCTAAAGTGTCCAAGCAATAAGAAACATCGCAAAGCGCTGAAAACTCCAGGCCGGCCACGGATGATACTGTACAGTCGTGACATCGGTGATCGCAGCGAGGCTACAGATGCGGCCGCGACCGAAATGGATTGGAGTTTGGTTGGCTGCAGTAAGCTTTCCG ACCACTCATACGTTGCGCTTGTTACGCTAAATGGCAACCTGGCCCGACTTTCCATTCAGCTACGGTTGAATATTCCCACGACACCGTCACCAATCAATACGCCGGATGTGATGAGTACCAGTGTGAGCCGGGATGAAGATCTGGACGAGTGCCAACAGCCGGAACTGTTTTGCGAGGTAGCAACCATGTCCGGGCCGAAATGTGGTCTCGGTGTAGCCGAGCTCGAGGGaaagctgctcgtttgcggTGGATACGATCGGGCCGAATGTCTACGGTCGGTAGAATCCTACTGTCCGGAAACGAACTGCTGGACACAGCAGTCGAACATGGGCGAGGCACGTGGACGCGTACAGATCGCGGTTATCGATGGCACGGTGTACGCAGTCGGCGGTTGTAACGGAACGACGGAGCTTGATTCGGTCGAGTATCTTTCGAAGGCGGAACGAAAGTGGAAGAAGATGTGTAAACTACCTCTCGCTCGGAGCAATGCAGGCGTGTGTGCGTTGAATGGTAAAATCTATTGCATCGGTGGCTGGAACGGACAGAGCGGTATCAAGCAGTGCGATGTGCTGAAACCGGACGAAAATCGCTGGTTCTCGGTTGCCCCGTTGCATACGGGACGGTATCAGGCTGGCGTTACGGCATACGGTGGCAAGCTGTGGGTGGTCGGTGGAAGTGATGCTTGGAATTGCCTCGGTTCGGTGGAGATGTACGATGTGGAAGCAAATCAATGGACGCTGGGACCTTCGCTTTCAACGGCTAG acGTGGTTGTGGATTGGCCGAGTACAATGGCAAACTGTACGCcgttggtggtagtgatggTACACATTCGCTCAATACGACCGAGTGCTACGACGAAGAGAGCAAATGTTGGGTCGCCGGACCCAACCTAACTTCCCCTCGTTCTAACGTGTCTGTCGCGGTGGTTCAGAATCGGTTGTACGCAATCGGTGGGTTCTCCGGTAAGACGTTCCTCAGCACGGTTGAATATCTCGACGCAGCTACAAACGAATGGACCACCTTCGTGCCACAAACGAGCGCCAACATTGATTCGCTGCTCGAGAACTCGCTGCGAGCAGCTTTGCAGAACGTGAGGTCCTCATCGTCGACATCCTCGTCACCGGATCACCTGAGCGGTAACGGAGGTGCTAATGAGAGCACCTTCAAACCGATACACACTGCGCTAAATAACGAATACAACCGACAGCAGCATTCGCCAAAGGCAACGGCAGGTGCAAAACAAGATATTCTGTTCACCTCGGTGCAGAATAGCGCCAAAACGGCACTGCTAGATGATGAGCAGGACGACCATGACAACGGGGACCTGAGCAAGAGCAATACCGCGACCAAGACAGCCCAGGAGAACAGTATTAGTCTGCTGCAGCAACTGGCGGCTAACAAGTGTACGGAGATAGCGACCGCCGGCAATCATTCCAGCTAA